In Methanobrevibacter arboriphilus JCM 13429 = DSM 1125, a single window of DNA contains:
- a CDS encoding tRNA (guanine(10)-N(2))-dimethyltransferase: MDKQEIEIINEGLVEIRVPKFDKVSSSAPVFYNPKMEFNRDISILALQTFQEEIEREISICDVFGGSGIRAIRYKKEIDEVGLVSVNDISSLAIEQSKQNALNNNVEIDIYQKEANIILRENRGVFDVVDIDPFGTPSYFVDSVGYSLKKDSLLCITATDTSALCGTYKEPCIRKYNAVPFKSEYCHENGIRILAGFVSLTLAKYKKYIEDIKLSHSSEHYMRLYIKINKGSKATDDSLACNIGYISHCKKCLYRTAVKGLANPIPGFCPVCGEKLISAGPLWIGKLQNPDFISKMIQKLDEDNSNRKKLNTEDNILKLLYSCFEESNAPITFYDIHVICKNLKISAPKIADIMDEIKKEGYIAVKTHFNPIGVKSDIGIVRLKEIINSLV; encoded by the coding sequence ATGGATAAACAGGAAATTGAAATAATTAATGAAGGATTAGTTGAAATTAGAGTTCCTAAATTTGATAAAGTTTCATCTAGTGCACCTGTTTTTTATAATCCTAAAATGGAATTTAATAGAGATATATCAATACTTGCTTTACAAACATTTCAAGAGGAGATAGAAAGAGAAATAAGTATTTGTGATGTTTTTGGAGGAAGTGGAATAAGAGCTATCCGATATAAAAAAGAAATTGATGAAGTAGGGTTAGTTTCTGTAAATGACATTAGTTCACTTGCTATAGAACAATCAAAACAAAATGCACTTAATAACAATGTTGAGATTGATATTTATCAAAAAGAAGCTAATATAATACTTCGTGAGAATAGAGGAGTGTTTGATGTAGTTGATATTGATCCTTTTGGCACTCCTTCTTATTTTGTTGATTCTGTAGGTTATTCTTTAAAAAAAGATTCACTTCTCTGTATTACAGCTACTGATACTTCTGCATTATGTGGTACTTATAAAGAGCCTTGTATTAGGAAATATAATGCAGTACCTTTTAAAAGTGAATATTGTCATGAGAATGGAATTAGAATTTTAGCAGGGTTCGTTTCTTTAACTCTTGCTAAGTATAAAAAATATATTGAGGATATTAAACTTTCTCACAGTAGTGAACATTATATGAGGTTATATATTAAAATCAATAAAGGATCAAAAGCTACTGATGATTCACTGGCTTGTAATATTGGTTATATTTCTCATTGTAAAAAATGTCTTTATAGAACTGCTGTAAAAGGATTAGCTAACCCAATTCCAGGATTTTGTCCAGTTTGTGGGGAAAAATTAATTTCTGCAGGTCCTTTGTGGATTGGTAAACTTCAAAATCCTGATTTTATTTCTAAAATGATTCAAAAACTGGATGAAGATAATTCTAATAGGAAAAAATTAAACACTGAAGATAATATCTTAAAATTACTTTATAGCTGTTTTGAGGAGTCAAATGCTCCTATTACTTTTTATGATATTCATGTAATTTGTAAAAATCTTAAAATAAGTGCTCCTAAGATAGCTGATATTATGGATGAAATAAAAAAAGAGGGTTATATAGCGGTTAAAACTCATTTTAATCCTATTGGTGTAAAATCAGATATTGGTATTGTAAGATTAAAGGAAATTATTAACTCTTTAGTTTAA
- a CDS encoding DegT/DnrJ/EryC1/StrS family aminotransferase encodes MSEIKIPIASPIIGEEEIEEVVKVLKSGFIAQGPKVAEFEEKFAEFVGAKYGIATSSGTTALHVALLACGIKEGDKVITTPFSFAATGNSILYTGAKPVFVDIDPKTFNIDPNKIENAITEKTKAIMPVQLYGQAADMDKINEIAKKHDLYVIEDAAQAHGSIYKDTKVGSIGDLACFSFYPTKNMTTSEGGMITTNDKELAEKARIFRAHGETKRYEHAVLGYNFRMTDIAAAIGLAQLKKIDEFNQKRINNAEYLDENLKDVEGIITPRVLNGVKHVYHQYTIKIETGNRDEWVNFLNENGIGTGIHYPIPIYKQELYINLGYNDNLEETENAANSVISLPIHPKISPEDLDIIIKVLKEASDKFS; translated from the coding sequence ATGTCAGAGATTAAAATTCCCATTGCAAGTCCTATTATTGGAGAAGAAGAGATAGAAGAAGTTGTAAAAGTTCTAAAATCAGGGTTTATTGCTCAAGGCCCTAAAGTAGCTGAATTTGAAGAAAAATTTGCAGAATTTGTTGGTGCAAAGTATGGAATAGCTACTAGTTCAGGAACAACAGCTTTACATGTAGCTCTTCTAGCTTGTGGAATTAAAGAAGGAGATAAAGTAATCACAACACCATTTTCATTTGCAGCTACTGGAAATTCAATTTTATATACTGGAGCTAAACCAGTATTTGTAGATATAGACCCAAAAACATTCAATATTGACCCTAATAAAATAGAAAATGCAATAACCGAAAAAACAAAAGCTATAATGCCAGTTCAATTATATGGTCAAGCAGCAGATATGGACAAGATTAATGAAATAGCAAAAAAACATGATTTATATGTTATTGAAGATGCTGCACAGGCTCATGGGTCAATATATAAAGATACTAAAGTCGGTAGTATAGGAGATCTTGCTTGTTTCAGTTTTTATCCAACTAAAAACATGACTACAAGTGAAGGAGGAATGATTACTACTAATGATAAAGAATTAGCTGAAAAAGCAAGGATCTTTAGAGCCCATGGTGAAACAAAAAGATATGAACATGCTGTTTTAGGCTATAATTTTAGAATGACAGATATAGCTGCAGCTATTGGTCTTGCACAACTTAAAAAAATTGATGAATTTAATCAAAAGAGAATTAATAATGCAGAATACCTTGATGAAAATTTAAAAGATGTTGAAGGAATAATTACTCCAAGAGTTCTTAATGGAGTAAAACATGTTTATCATCAATATACTATAAAAATAGAAACAGGAAATAGGGATGAATGGGTCAATTTTCTTAATGAGAATGGAATTGGAACAGGAATTCACTACCCAATACCTATTTACAAACAAGAACTTTACATTAACTTAGGATATAATGATAATCTTGAAGAAACCGAAAATGCAGCAAATTCAGTTATTTCACTTCCGATTCACCCAAAAATCAGC